The Patescibacteria group bacterium genome includes a window with the following:
- the recA gene encoding protein RecA, whose protein sequence is MARNKKEIKETEFKETSSAKLQAIRMAMEQIEKQYGKGSIMRLGERTEEQRKVEAIPTGSIALDLALGVGGFPRGRIIEIYGPEASGKTTLALSVIAEAQKKGGQCAFIDAEHALDPERAETVGVNLDDLLLSQPDTGEQALEITETLVRSGALDVIVVDSVAALVPRAELEGEMGDAVIGLQARLMSQALRKLTGAISKSKTVLIFTNQLRQKIGVMFGNPETTPGGLALKFYASVRIDLRKIEVLKDGEEVIGSRHRARIVKNKVAPPLRVAEFDIMNKEGISRSGGLLDVAVDLGLIEKKGSFFNYDGKPIAQGREAAKAYIAENPKFAEELDRKIREIVESGAKVPKEIGEAIDSD, encoded by the coding sequence ATGGCTAGAAATAAAAAAGAAATAAAGGAAACAGAATTCAAAGAAACTTCATCAGCCAAGCTTCAGGCTATCAGAATGGCAATGGAGCAGATTGAAAAACAATATGGTAAAGGCTCTATTATGCGTTTGGGCGAAAGAACAGAAGAACAGAGAAAAGTTGAAGCGATTCCGACAGGTTCAATTGCTCTTGATTTAGCTTTGGGAGTAGGTGGTTTTCCAAGAGGAAGAATAATTGAAATTTATGGGCCTGAAGCTTCGGGGAAAACAACATTGGCGCTTTCGGTAATTGCCGAAGCGCAAAAGAAAGGTGGGCAGTGCGCTTTTATTGACGCTGAGCATGCTCTTGATCCGGAGCGTGCCGAAACAGTGGGTGTAAATTTGGACGATCTTCTTTTGTCTCAGCCTGATACTGGTGAGCAAGCCTTGGAAATCACCGAAACTTTGGTTCGCTCAGGAGCTTTGGATGTTATTGTTGTTGATTCAGTTGCCGCTCTTGTACCAAGAGCTGAGCTTGAAGGTGAGATGGGAGATGCAGTAATTGGCCTTCAGGCAAGATTAATGAGTCAGGCTTTAAGAAAACTAACAGGTGCGATTTCAAAGTCTAAAACTGTTCTTATTTTTACAAATCAACTGCGTCAAAAAATTGGTGTGATGTTTGGCAATCCAGAAACTACTCCGGGTGGTTTGGCACTCAAATTTTATGCTTCGGTGAGAATTGATCTTCGTAAAATTGAGGTCTTAAAGGACGGAGAGGAGGTAATAGGTTCAAGGCACAGAGCAAGAATTGTTAAAAATAAAGTAGCTCCTCCTTTGCGTGTGGCTGAGTTTGACATTATGAATAAAGAGGGAATTTCAAGATCAGGTGGTCTTCTTGATGTGGCAGTTGATTTAGGTCTAATTGAGAAAAAGGGATCATTTTTCAATTATGATGGCAAGCCTATAGCTCAGGGAAGGGAGGCTGCTAAAGCTTATATTGCTGAGAATCCCAAATTTGCCGAAGAGTTGGATAGAAAAATTAGGGAGATAGTTGAGTCAGGTGCTAAAGTTCCAAAAGAGATTGGTGAGGCAATCGATTCAGATTAA
- the rpsK gene encoding 30S ribosomal protein S11, with protein MATKKQEINKGRIYISASFNNTLVTLTDIDGRTLLWGSSGSSGFKGTRKATPFAATTAVERVLNRAKEEYNLKELEVYVKGPGVGRDAALRAIRSSGLKISLIADVTPLPHNGPRPKKKRRV; from the coding sequence ATGGCAACAAAAAAGCAAGAAATAAACAAAGGAAGAATTTATATTTCAGCTAGCTTTAATAACACACTAGTGACCCTTACTGATATTGATGGCAGAACACTATTATGGGGATCATCAGGATCGTCAGGTTTTAAGGGAACCAGAAAAGCTACACCATTTGCAGCTACTACAGCTGTTGAAAGAGTCTTGAATAGAGCTAAGGAAGAGTACAATTTGAAAGAATTAGAGGTTTATGTAAAAGGGCCTGGTGTAGGCAGAGACGCTGCTTTAAGAGCAATTAGAAGTTCGGGTTTGAAGATTTCTCTGATTGCTGATGTTACTCCTCTTCCTCACAACGGCCCAAGGCCTAAAAAGAAGAGGAGGGTTTAA
- the mazG gene encoding hypothetical protein, translating to MDFKKYQKESRKTAVYPNQGNNFVYPTLGLTGEAGEVADKIKKIIRDKAGKLDKETTKEIEKELGDVLWYLSQLATELKLDLEEIAKGNLKKLFSRQKRNKLHGEGDNR from the coding sequence ATGGATTTTAAGAAATACCAAAAAGAATCACGAAAAACAGCTGTTTATCCTAATCAGGGAAACAATTTTGTCTATCCCACACTAGGGCTTACAGGAGAAGCCGGCGAAGTAGCAGACAAGATAAAAAAGATAATTAGAGACAAGGCTGGAAAATTAGATAAAGAAACAACTAAGGAAATTGAAAAAGAATTGGGGGATGTTCTTTGGTACTTATCTCAACTTGCCACAGAATTAAAACTTGACTTGGAAGAAATCGCCAAAGGAAACTTGAAAAAACTTTTTTCAAGACAAAAGAGAAATAAACTTCACGGCGAAGGCGACAACAGGTAA
- the rpsD gene encoding 30S ribosomal protein S4, with protein MGRYTGPKDRLSRREGVDLFGKGAKLTRLNIAPGVHGAKIAKSQSYYGRQLREKQKVKRIYGVRERQFKNYVEKALKSKGNTADALFSLLERRLDNVVYRLHFANTRLAARQLVSHRHILVNGNKVNIPSYQVKIGDVITLTPKALAIPYIKKTIEEKNVKIPQWMEREAVVGKIKGMPSLEDVTEPISAQDVIEFYSK; from the coding sequence ATGGGAAGATATACTGGTCCAAAAGATAGATTGTCAAGGAGAGAAGGTGTTGATCTTTTTGGTAAAGGGGCAAAATTAACTCGTCTTAATATTGCTCCTGGTGTTCATGGAGCAAAGATTGCCAAAAGTCAATCATATTATGGTAGACAATTGAGAGAGAAACAGAAAGTAAAGAGGATTTATGGGGTTAGAGAAAGACAGTTTAAGAATTACGTTGAAAAGGCTTTGAAGTCAAAAGGAAACACAGCTGATGCTCTTTTTTCTTTGCTTGAGAGGCGTCTTGATAATGTTGTTTATCGTCTTCATTTTGCCAATACCCGTTTGGCAGCAAGACAATTAGTTTCACACCGCCACATTTTGGTTAATGGCAATAAGGTGAATATTCCGTCTTATCAAGTTAAGATTGGGGATGTTATTACTTTAACTCCCAAGGCTTTGGCAATTCCTTATATCAAGAAGACAATTGAAGAAAAAAATGTTAAAATCCCACAGTGGATGGAAAGAGAAGCTGTTGTAGGCAAGATCAAGGGTATGCCTTCTCTTGAAGATGTAACAGAGCCTATATCAGCTCAAGATGTGATAGAATTTTATTCTAAATAA
- a CDS encoding ABC transporter, with protein MEKVVLVDKLTKIFEVNIKKEGFWGGLSSLISPQKKKVIALNEISFSIGEGELVGFIGPNGAGKTTTLKILSGLLYPSSGLVQVLGFDPWQRKPEYLKNISLVMGQKNQLWWDLPAIETLDLNRAIYEISNRDYEKNLKELVDLLDVEEFLNVPVRRLSLGQRMRFELVASLIHNPKVLFLDEPTIGLDLFAQTKIRDFLVDYNRRRGATMILTSHNMDDIFGVAKRVILIDKGRIIFDGKLDFLVETFAKMKFIKIYLSKETDFKKFEEIGKVKKIDFPQVVLSVPRETSAVATAEILQEFPVADLSVEEEPIESVIKRVFKEGFGKKTK; from the coding sequence ATGGAAAAGGTTGTTTTAGTGGATAAATTAACCAAAATCTTTGAGGTTAATATAAAAAAAGAAGGTTTTTGGGGTGGGTTATCTTCTCTTATTAGTCCTCAGAAAAAGAAAGTTATCGCTTTAAATGAAATCTCATTTTCAATTGGTGAGGGGGAATTGGTGGGTTTTATTGGGCCAAATGGTGCTGGTAAGACTACAACTCTGAAAATTCTTTCTGGCCTTCTTTATCCTTCCTCTGGCCTGGTTCAAGTTTTGGGCTTTGATCCTTGGCAAAGAAAGCCGGAATATCTTAAAAATATAAGTTTGGTGATGGGGCAGAAAAACCAGCTTTGGTGGGATTTGCCTGCAATTGAAACTCTTGATTTAAATCGTGCTATTTATGAAATTTCAAATAGAGATTATGAGAAAAACTTAAAAGAGTTGGTAGATCTGCTTGATGTAGAGGAGTTTTTGAATGTTCCTGTGAGAAGGCTCTCTTTGGGCCAAAGAATGCGGTTTGAGCTTGTGGCTTCTCTTATTCATAATCCAAAGGTCTTGTTTTTGGATGAGCCGACAATTGGCCTTGATCTTTTTGCTCAGACTAAAATCAGAGACTTTTTGGTTGATTACAACCGCCGCAGGGGAGCAACTATGATTCTGACTTCTCATAATATGGATGATATTTTTGGGGTTGCCAAAAGGGTAATTCTTATAGACAAGGGTAGAATAATTTTTGATGGCAAACTTGACTTTTTGGTTGAGACATTTGCCAAGATGAAGTTTATCAAGATTTATCTTTCTAAAGAAACGGATTTTAAAAAGTTTGAAGAAATAGGCAAGGTAAAAAAGATTGATTTTCCACAGGTAGTTTTATCTGTCCCTCGTGAAACATCAGCAGTGGCAACAGCTGAAATTTTACAGGAATTTCCAGTTGCCGACCTTTCAGTTGAAGAGGAGCCAATTGAAAGTGTGATTAAAAGAGTTTTTAAGGAGGGTTTTGGCAAAAAAACAAAATGA
- a CDS encoding DNA-directed RNA polymerase subunit alpha yields MNSLFFETKEEEIKKDYGRFVISPLDKGYGYTLGNSLRRVLLESLGGAAITSVEIKGVKHQFSTLEGMKEDVVEFLLNLKKVRFSCKGELKKAEKVKLSAKGPGEFKAKDISTPATLEVANPDLVLAYLNKGAKLEAEMTVEYGYGYRLVDSGSGKIGLILLDAIFSPVTRVSYRVEETRVGKLTNYDKLIIEIWTDGSLDPKKALIEAAQILKSHYEQIVSPRVVNKPAVEEERDDTLGSVGKLSVEEIGLPTRVANALVKSGYETVESLVKAKKEDLTKVRNLGEKSLKIVKLALAERGIKFLEE; encoded by the coding sequence ATGAATAGTTTATTTTTTGAAACAAAAGAAGAAGAAATAAAAAAAGATTACGGTCGTTTTGTTATTTCCCCTTTGGATAAGGGTTATGGTTATACTTTAGGTAATTCTTTAAGAAGAGTTTTACTTGAGAGTTTGGGAGGAGCTGCTATTACTTCTGTTGAAATAAAAGGGGTTAAGCACCAATTCTCAACTCTTGAGGGTATGAAGGAAGATGTTGTTGAATTTTTGCTTAACTTAAAGAAAGTAAGATTCAGCTGCAAGGGGGAATTGAAAAAAGCTGAGAAGGTTAAGCTTTCTGCTAAAGGTCCAGGAGAGTTTAAAGCAAAAGATATAAGTACACCAGCTACTTTGGAAGTGGCAAACCCCGACCTTGTTTTAGCTTACTTGAATAAGGGGGCAAAGCTTGAGGCGGAGATGACTGTTGAATATGGATATGGTTATCGTTTGGTTGATTCGGGTAGTGGCAAAATTGGTTTGATTTTGCTTGATGCAATTTTTTCTCCTGTGACAAGAGTAAGCTATAGGGTTGAAGAGACTCGTGTTGGTAAGTTAACTAATTATGATAAGTTGATTATAGAAATTTGGACTGATGGGTCTCTTGATCCTAAGAAAGCTTTAATCGAAGCAGCTCAGATACTAAAGTCTCATTATGAACAGATAGTTTCTCCTCGTGTGGTTAACAAACCAGCGGTAGAGGAGGAACGTGACGACACTTTAGGTTCAGTGGGTAAGCTTTCTGTTGAGGAGATAGGCCTTCCCACTCGAGTCGCCAATGCTTTAGTTAAGTCAGGCTATGAGACAGTGGAGAGTTTAGTAAAGGCTAAAAAGGAAGATTTGACCAAAGTTAGAAATCTTGGAGAGAAATCTCTTAAGATTGTCAAACTAGCTTTGGCTGAAAGAGGTATTAAATTCTTGGAGGAATAG
- the rplM gene encoding 50S ribosomal protein L13 produces the protein MIKRTYHQKKEDIKRSWHIIDAKDKVLGRLSSRIANILMGKNKVDYSFHLDCGDNVLVYNCEKVRLTGKKAKDKVYRSHSGYPGGFKEVSFEKMIKEHPERVIQKAVLGMLPDNKLKDKRIKRLKVLKGDSDPLIEKIRSLAK, from the coding sequence ATGATTAAAAGAACTTATCATCAGAAAAAAGAAGATATAAAAAGGAGTTGGCATATTATTGATGCTAAGGATAAGGTTTTGGGAAGGCTTTCAAGTCGTATTGCCAATATCTTAATGGGCAAGAACAAGGTTGATTATTCTTTTCACCTTGATTGTGGGGATAATGTTTTGGTTTATAATTGCGAAAAGGTAAGACTGACTGGTAAAAAAGCTAAAGACAAAGTCTATCGTAGTCATTCTGGCTATCCAGGAGGGTTCAAAGAAGTTTCTTTTGAAAAGATGATCAAAGAACATCCCGAGAGGGTAATTCAAAAGGCCGTTTTGGGGATGTTGCCTGACAATAAGCTTAAAGACAAGAGAATTAAAAGATTAAAAGTTCTAAAAGGAGATAGCGATCCTTTAATTGAAAAGATAAGGTCGCTGGCAAAATAA
- a CDS encoding AI-2E family transporter, with protein sequence MPRKIEISHKTIIFTVLFLVSLWFLYFIRDIIFLFFISLLLMAIINPFVTKLSRFKIPRGVSILVAYVVSIGIFVFLIYSLFPVIIDQTTKLIGLFPSLIENIGLLPVLGDSLISQIASHVGNFSESLVKFTFSAFSNVLSLITVLVMTFYLLLGREKIEHGIDGAFGKEIKRKVKLFLDLWERELGGWIKGQLLLMLFVGLLTFIGLIALRIPFALPLALLAGLFEIIPIIGPLFSAIPAVIIGFNISPLFGFLIIVLYFLVQQIENHLLVPKIMEKSTGINPVLVILSLSIGSKVAGFLGVLLAIPVFLTLKIALRVFLAR encoded by the coding sequence ATGCCGCGAAAAATAGAGATATCACATAAAACAATTATTTTTACAGTTTTGTTTCTTGTTTCTTTATGGTTCTTATATTTTATTAGGGATATTATCTTTCTTTTTTTTATATCCCTTCTTTTAATGGCTATTATAAATCCTTTTGTAACAAAGTTGTCACGGTTTAAAATACCAAGAGGTGTTTCAATTTTAGTTGCATATGTTGTCTCAATTGGCATATTTGTATTTTTAATATATTCTCTTTTCCCTGTAATAATTGATCAGACCACAAAACTAATAGGTCTCTTCCCATCATTAATAGAAAATATAGGACTACTACCAGTTTTAGGTGATTCATTAATTTCTCAGATAGCTTCTCATGTTGGTAATTTTTCAGAGTCTTTGGTTAAGTTTACTTTTTCGGCGTTTTCAAATGTTTTGTCTTTAATTACTGTTTTGGTTATGACTTTCTACCTTCTTCTTGGAAGGGAAAAAATTGAACATGGTATTGATGGGGCATTTGGCAAAGAGATTAAAAGAAAAGTCAAACTTTTTCTTGATCTTTGGGAAAGAGAGCTTGGCGGCTGGATTAAGGGGCAGCTTCTTTTAATGCTTTTTGTCGGACTTTTGACTTTTATTGGTCTTATTGCTCTAAGGATACCTTTTGCCTTGCCGCTTGCATTGCTTGCTGGTCTTTTTGAGATAATACCAATTATTGGACCTCTATTTTCAGCAATTCCTGCTGTTATTATTGGTTTTAATATTTCACCCCTTTTCGGTTTTTTGATTATCGTTCTTTACTTTTTGGTTCAGCAAATTGAAAATCATCTTCTTGTCCCAAAAATTATGGAGAAATCAACAGGTATTAATCCTGTTTTGGTAATTCTTTCTTTATCTATTGGTTCAAAAGTGGCTGGTTTTTTGGGCGTGCTTCTTGCAATTCCTGTTTTTCTTACTTTAAAGATTGCTCTCCGTGTTTTTTTGGCTAGATAG
- a CDS encoding Fis family transcriptional regulator — MLAKIVSGATIGLEGCLVEVEVDVPGEGLPAFNIVGLPDKAVEESKERVRSALKNSGADFPGGRVTVNLAPADLPKVGPAYDLPIALGLMVASGQIPNLTSESLFFGELSLDGNLRHTNGVLPIVYLAREKGIKKVFIPKVNQEEASIVSGVSIYPVENLISLVRFFMGTFEIKPVGKTDLSVLLKNTPAEFDFSEIIGQEHAKRAMEIAAAGSHNIFMKGTPGSGKTMLARALPGILPRLTEDEALEVTKIYSVTGNLSSGQSIVTTRPFRSPHHTTSRVGLIGGGSNLTPGEVSLAHRGVLFLDEFPEFPRNVLESLRQPLEDGKVTISRAKGSVTYPASFLLVAAANPCPCGYYGDPKRVCKCLPGQIARYQKRISGPILDRIDIHIEVPSVETQKLVSEAKIKPEFSKEIQSRVQKARERQTKRFKGTNLKSNSEMGTRDVKKYCPLSDDCRTILRSAIATLNLSARGYFKVIKVARTIADLEGSEEISVNHIAEALQYRIKDES; from the coding sequence ATGCTTGCCAAAATTGTATCAGGGGCCACTATTGGCCTTGAAGGTTGTTTGGTTGAAGTTGAAGTAGACGTGCCGGGGGAAGGCCTTCCGGCATTTAATATTGTTGGCCTTCCTGACAAGGCGGTTGAAGAGTCAAAAGAAAGGGTTAGATCTGCCCTTAAAAATTCGGGCGCAGATTTTCCTGGTGGACGAGTCACGGTAAACTTGGCTCCTGCTGATTTACCAAAAGTTGGCCCTGCCTACGATCTCCCAATAGCCCTTGGCCTAATGGTTGCTTCAGGCCAAATTCCTAATTTAACCTCTGAATCTTTGTTTTTTGGCGAGCTTTCTCTTGATGGGAATTTAAGACACACAAACGGGGTATTGCCAATAGTTTATCTTGCTCGTGAGAAGGGGATAAAGAAGGTTTTTATTCCCAAGGTGAACCAGGAGGAGGCCTCAATTGTTTCAGGAGTTTCTATTTATCCAGTTGAGAATTTAATCAGTCTGGTTAGGTTTTTTATGGGCACTTTTGAAATCAAGCCAGTGGGGAAGACTGATTTATCGGTTCTTCTTAAAAATACACCCGCAGAGTTTGATTTTTCTGAAATTATAGGGCAAGAACATGCCAAAAGGGCAATGGAAATAGCAGCTGCTGGGTCGCACAATATTTTTATGAAGGGAACACCTGGATCTGGAAAAACAATGTTAGCGCGCGCTTTGCCTGGCATTTTGCCAAGATTAACAGAAGATGAAGCTTTGGAAGTTACCAAAATTTATTCGGTTACTGGCAATTTATCATCAGGCCAGTCAATTGTAACAACCAGGCCTTTTCGAAGCCCACATCACACTACCAGTAGAGTTGGCTTGATTGGCGGAGGCTCGAATTTAACTCCAGGTGAAGTTTCTCTTGCGCACCGAGGGGTTTTATTTTTGGACGAATTTCCGGAATTTCCAAGAAATGTTTTGGAAAGTTTACGACAGCCATTGGAGGATGGAAAGGTGACAATCTCAAGGGCAAAAGGGTCGGTTACCTACCCCGCTTCTTTTCTTTTGGTTGCCGCCGCCAATCCCTGCCCTTGCGGCTATTATGGGGATCCAAAAAGAGTTTGCAAGTGCTTGCCCGGCCAAATCGCGAGGTATCAAAAGAGAATTTCAGGGCCAATTCTAGACAGAATTGATATTCATATTGAAGTGCCTTCAGTTGAAACGCAAAAACTGGTTTCAGAGGCAAAAATTAAACCTGAGTTTTCAAAAGAGATTCAATCACGTGTTCAGAAGGCAAGAGAAAGACAAACCAAAAGATTTAAAGGAACAAATTTGAAGTCAAATTCAGAAATGGGAACAAGGGATGTTAAAAAATATTGCCCTCTTTCGGATGATTGTCGCACAATATTAAGAAGTGCTATTGCAACTTTGAA
- the rpsI gene encoding 30S ribosomal protein S9 has translation MARKTKKEKYIYAVGRRKTSSARVRLFKGKGDNLVNDTSLLTYFPTISFKSRLERFFKLVDFDSDKMFFTVKVEGGGKSGQFDALLFGLARAFAKLDPENLKPKLKKEGFLTRDARVRERRKVGTGGKARRKKQSPKR, from the coding sequence ATGGCTAGAAAAACAAAAAAGGAAAAATACATTTATGCAGTTGGAAGAAGGAAGACTTCTTCGGCTCGTGTTAGGCTTTTTAAGGGGAAAGGTGATAACTTAGTTAATGATACATCTCTTTTAACTTATTTCCCTACAATTTCTTTTAAATCTAGGCTTGAAAGATTCTTTAAACTGGTTGATTTTGATAGTGATAAAATGTTTTTTACGGTTAAAGTAGAGGGAGGAGGGAAAAGCGGTCAATTTGATGCCTTGCTTTTTGGTTTGGCCCGCGCTTTTGCTAAGCTTGATCCTGAAAATCTTAAACCGAAACTAAAGAAAGAAGGATTTTTAACTCGCGATGCCAGAGTGAGGGAAAGAAGAAAAGTGGGTACAGGAGGAAAGGCAAGAAGGAAGAAACAATCTCCAAAGAGGTAA
- the rny gene encoding ribonuclease Y, whose protein sequence is MTTKNQDEIALLLEDLKLEREALEKEKEALKKREYDLKESLAKAGKMTVDEARKALLNEVSKELTSEIARRIRQAEERIKLESQEKAKEILVDAMRHGATSYTAEYTISTVTVPNEEVKGRIIGAGGRNIRVFEKETGCELELDETNVIRISSFDSLRREIARRALEILIKDSRIQPSRIEEVVRQVRTKMEEILLEEGKLIAETCGVYNLPVDIIKLLGRYKFRTSYGQNLGLHTIEETKIGVAIANEIGAKVDVVRLGCLLHDIGKVVTEEEGNHVDIGVSVAKKYGFPKEVVNCIAEHHEDKPFSSIESVIVWIADAISGSRPGARYEPHEEYVKRMNKIEEIVRQFEGVSEAYAFQAGRDVRVIVNPDEVDDDKLTVLAYEIAKKLEKEAEYAGQIKVTVIRETRATSTTAAK, encoded by the coding sequence ATGACAACTAAAAACCAAGATGAAATAGCTTTATTGCTTGAAGATTTAAAACTGGAGCGTGAAGCTTTGGAGAAAGAAAAAGAGGCGTTAAAAAAAAGAGAGTATGATCTTAAAGAATCTTTAGCCAAAGCTGGCAAGATGACAGTTGATGAAGCTCGTAAAGCTCTTCTTAACGAAGTCTCCAAAGAACTGACTTCAGAGATTGCTCGTCGTATTAGGCAAGCGGAAGAGAGAATTAAGCTTGAATCGCAAGAAAAAGCAAAGGAGATTTTAGTTGATGCTATGAGGCATGGAGCCACTTCCTACACTGCCGAATACACAATCTCAACCGTAACAGTTCCAAATGAAGAAGTAAAGGGTAGAATTATTGGTGCTGGAGGAAGGAATATCAGGGTTTTTGAGAAGGAGACAGGTTGTGAGCTTGAGCTTGATGAGACAAATGTTATCAGAATTTCTTCTTTTGATTCTTTAAGAAGAGAAATTGCCAGACGTGCTCTTGAAATATTAATTAAGGATAGCCGTATTCAACCCTCAAGAATAGAGGAAGTGGTCAGGCAAGTTAGAACAAAAATGGAGGAAATTTTACTTGAGGAGGGTAAGCTAATTGCTGAAACTTGTGGAGTTTATAATTTGCCAGTTGATATTATCAAGCTTTTGGGCCGCTATAAGTTTAGAACTTCTTATGGGCAGAATTTGGGCCTTCACACAATAGAAGAAACCAAAATTGGAGTGGCAATAGCAAATGAAATTGGAGCCAAAGTCGATGTTGTTCGTTTGGGGTGCCTTTTGCATGATATAGGCAAGGTGGTAACTGAGGAAGAAGGTAACCATGTTGATATTGGTGTTTCTGTAGCCAAAAAGTATGGCTTTCCAAAAGAGGTAGTCAATTGTATTGCCGAGCATCATGAAGACAAGCCTTTTTCTTCTATTGAAAGCGTAATAGTTTGGATAGCTGATGCTATATCAGGCTCAAGGCCGGGTGCTCGTTATGAACCCCATGAGGAGTATGTCAAGAGAATGAATAAGATTGAAGAAATTGTGCGTCAGTTTGAAGGTGTGTCTGAGGCTTATGCTTTTCAGGCTGGTCGTGATGTAAGAGTGATTGTTAACCCCGATGAGGTTGATGATGACAAGCTTACGGTTTTGGCTTATGAAATAGCCAAGAAATTGGAAAAGGAAGCTGAATATGCCGGTCAAATAAAAGTAACTGTTATTCGTGAGACACGAGCTACAAGTACTACTGCTGCTAAGTAA
- the miaA gene encoding tRNA dimethylallyltransferase, giving the protein MSKALVVCGPTATGKTDLGIHLIKSLSLGKKGNVGEIISVDSRQVYRQMDIGTGKDLPVRAKFIFPDDSLKKKGIGCYVVEGVRIWGYDLVSPDKDFSVGDYLRKAIPIVKSILRRKKIPVLVGGSGLYLKALVDGIQTAFIPRDNNLREFLSSFSTEELFEKLAQLDPEKSASLNLSDRKNPRRLIRAIEIAQWQMRNFGKNLSPKLPWSKETQFLFIGLFAPLSFLKQKIRKRVYKRMSMGFEGEVEALIKAGISWSFHSMDTLGYKNIKRYIEGEIKKSQMIKSWINDEFSYAKRQMTWFKKDKRIIWFDVSFTNYKKEVEKLVKDWYYNDINL; this is encoded by the coding sequence ATGAGTAAAGCTCTTGTCGTTTGCGGTCCTACAGCAACAGGTAAAACTGATTTAGGGATTCATTTGATTAAATCGCTTTCTTTGGGTAAAAAGGGTAATGTTGGTGAAATAATTTCTGTTGACTCAAGGCAGGTTTACAGGCAAATGGATATTGGGACAGGTAAAGATCTCCCTGTTAGAGCAAAATTTATTTTTCCGGATGATTCTCTAAAGAAGAAAGGCATTGGTTGTTATGTTGTTGAGGGAGTGAGAATTTGGGGTTACGATCTAGTTTCTCCAGATAAAGATTTTAGTGTTGGTGATTATCTCAGGAAAGCAATTCCGATAGTTAAAAGTATTTTGAGAAGAAAGAAGATACCAGTTTTAGTTGGTGGAAGTGGCTTGTATTTGAAGGCTTTAGTCGATGGTATTCAGACGGCATTTATTCCTCGTGATAATAATTTGAGGGAGTTTTTGTCTTCTTTCTCAACTGAGGAATTGTTTGAAAAATTAGCTCAGCTTGATCCCGAAAAGTCAGCATCGCTTAATCTTTCTGATCGTAAAAATCCGCGTCGTCTAATAAGAGCAATAGAGATAGCTCAATGGCAGATGAGAAATTTTGGTAAAAATCTATCGCCAAAACTTCCTTGGTCAAAGGAAACTCAATTTTTGTTTATTGGGCTTTTTGCACCCCTTTCTTTCTTAAAGCAAAAAATAAGAAAGAGAGTCTATAAAAGAATGTCCATGGGTTTTGAGGGCGAAGTGGAAGCTCTTATCAAGGCCGGAATTTCTTGGTCATTTCATTCTATGGATACTTTAGGTTATAAAAATATTAAAAGATATATTGAAGGTGAGATTAAAAAAAGCCAGATGATCAAGAGTTGGATAAACGATGAATTTTCATACGCCAAACGTCAAATGACATGGTTTAAAAAAGATAAAAGAATTATCTGGTTTGATGTTTCGTTTACAAATTATAAAAAAGAAGTGGAAAAATTGGTCAAAGATTGGTATTATAATGACATAAATTTATAA
- the hupA gene encoding transcriptional regulator: MTQKQLIDLVARKAHLTKKAATEAVEVFLNEIGRILAKGEKVVLSGFGTFRISSRKGKTVKIPKTDKLVHIKPHRAPKFTPGKRLKEQVSR; this comes from the coding sequence ATGACACAAAAGCAATTGATAGATTTGGTTGCAAGAAAAGCGCATTTGACCAAAAAGGCGGCAACAGAGGCCGTCGAAGTTTTTCTTAACGAGATTGGAAGAATTCTTGCCAAAGGTGAAAAGGTAGTGCTTTCTGGTTTTGGCACATTTCGTATTTCTTCAAGAAAGGGTAAAACAGTCAAAATTCCCAAGACCGATAAATTAGTTCATATCAAGCCCCATCGAGCTCCCAAATTTACCCCCGGCAAGAGGCTGAAAGAGCAAGTATCCCGATAA
- the rpsM gene encoding 30S ribosomal protein S13 — translation MARIAGVELNDNWKLGFALTRIKGIGWPTARQILSKLNLKENIVLKDLKPEELKSVVNEVEALPVEGDLLRKVRTDIARLKQIGSYRGIRHSRSLPVRGQRTRRNARTKRGKRKTVGAFKKEMLAKMQQSKEQK, via the coding sequence ATGGCAAGAATTGCAGGAGTAGAATTAAACGACAATTGGAAGCTGGGTTTTGCCTTGACTCGAATTAAGGGGATAGGTTGGCCAACGGCAAGACAAATCTTGTCAAAGCTAAACTTAAAGGAAAATATTGTTCTTAAAGATTTAAAGCCTGAGGAGTTGAAAAGCGTGGTTAATGAGGTAGAAGCGTTACCTGTTGAGGGTGATTTGTTGAGGAAGGTTAGAACAGACATTGCTCGCTTGAAGCAAATAGGTTCTTATCGTGGAATTAGACACTCTAGATCCCTTCCTGTTCGAGGTCAAAGGACAAGAAGGAATGCAAGAACGAAAAGAGGAAAGAGGAAGACAGTAGGAGCATTTAAGAAAGAAATGTTGGCAAAAATGCAACAATCAAAGGAGCAGAAATAA